From one Gammaproteobacteria bacterium genomic stretch:
- the rpsA gene encoding 30S ribosomal protein S1, which translates to MNENFAQLLKESLEQTDLRPGSVITATITHVGNDTIIVNAGLKSDAIIPIEEFYDDRGQLQVKLGDDVRVVVETIEDGFGETRLSREKAKRAEAWRLLEKAYDDKDTVQGVITERVKGGFTVSVNSIRAFLPGSLVDVRPVRDPSFLEGKELGFKIIKMDKKRSNIVVSRRAVVEEESGSEREALLENLQEGQEVTGVVKNITDYGAFIDLGGVDGLLHITDMSWKRVKHPSEMLNVGEEIKVKVLKYDRDKKRVSLGLKQLGEDPWSNIARRYPVGTRLFGKVTNLADYGCFVEIENGIEGLVHMSEMDWTNKNIHPAKVVQIGDEVEVMVLDIDEERRRISLGIKQCQVNPWTEFSEHHDKDEKIKGNIKSITDFGIFIGLDGGIDGLVHLSDISWKEIGEEAVRRYKKGQEVEAIILAIDPERERISLGIKQLEYDPFGKFSDDHDKGSPVKGKVLEVDAKHAVIDLAENVQGQLRAADLLEDRVKDVREHLKEGDEVEAKIANIDRKNRVIYLTMREIVEQAATPAKQSRSKNESPATATLGDLFKEQIEAKKED; encoded by the coding sequence ATGAACGAAAATTTTGCACAATTACTGAAAGAGAGTTTGGAACAAACAGATTTGCGTCCTGGCTCTGTTATAACTGCTACTATCACCCACGTTGGTAACGATACAATTATCGTAAATGCTGGTTTAAAATCAGATGCCATTATTCCAATAGAAGAATTTTATGATGACCGTGGTCAACTTCAAGTTAAATTGGGGGATGACGTAAGAGTGGTTGTTGAAACCATTGAAGATGGTTTTGGTGAAACCCGCTTATCCCGCGAGAAGGCAAAGCGTGCCGAAGCATGGCGATTACTTGAAAAAGCTTATGATGATAAAGACACGGTTCAAGGGGTTATTACAGAACGCGTTAAAGGCGGTTTTACAGTTTCAGTCAATTCCATACGTGCATTTTTACCAGGGTCATTGGTTGATGTTAGACCCGTGCGTGATCCTTCCTTCCTAGAAGGTAAAGAGCTTGGCTTCAAAATTATCAAGATGGATAAAAAGCGAAGCAATATTGTGGTTTCCAGACGGGCTGTAGTAGAAGAAGAATCAGGTTCAGAACGCGAAGCGTTGCTTGAAAACTTACAAGAAGGTCAAGAAGTAACAGGTGTAGTTAAGAATATAACCGATTATGGCGCCTTCATTGATTTAGGCGGCGTTGACGGGTTATTACATATTACCGATATGTCCTGGAAACGAGTCAAGCATCCTAGTGAGATGTTAAATGTTGGCGAAGAAATTAAAGTTAAAGTCCTTAAATATGATCGTGATAAAAAGCGTGTATCTTTAGGATTGAAACAATTAGGCGAAGATCCATGGTCAAACATTGCTCGTCGTTATCCAGTTGGAACCCGTCTATTTGGTAAAGTAACCAATCTAGCTGATTATGGTTGTTTTGTAGAGATAGAAAATGGGATTGAAGGCTTAGTCCACATGTCTGAAATGGATTGGACTAACAAAAACATTCATCCTGCTAAAGTCGTTCAAATTGGCGATGAAGTAGAGGTAATGGTTTTAGATATTGATGAAGAAAGACGTCGAATTTCTTTGGGAATTAAGCAATGCCAAGTCAATCCTTGGACAGAGTTCTCCGAGCATCACGATAAAGATGAAAAAATTAAAGGTAATATTAAATCCATTACTGATTTCGGTATCTTTATTGGACTTGATGGTGGCATTGATGGCTTAGTGCACCTTTCTGATATTTCCTGGAAGGAAATAGGTGAAGAAGCAGTACGCCGTTATAAGAAAGGCCAAGAAGTAGAGGCTATTATTTTAGCAATTGATCCTGAGAGAGAGCGTATTTCCCTCGGCATTAAACAGCTAGAATATGATCCTTTTGGAAAATTCTCTGACGATCATGACAAAGGATCTCCAGTAAAAGGTAAAGTGCTTGAAGTAGATGCGAAACATGCTGTTATTGATTTAGCAGAGAACGTTCAAGGTCAATTACGCGCTGCTGATCTGCTTGAGGACCGTGTAAAAGACGTTCGCGAGCATTTGAAAGAAGGCGACGAAGTTGAGGCCAAGATTGCAAATATCGACCGTAAAAATCGCGTGATTTATCTCACAATGCGCGAAATAGTCGAACAGGCAGCAACCCCTGCTAAGCAATCCCGTTCTAAGAATGAATCACCTGCTACGGCAACCCTTGGTGATTTATTCAAGGAACAAATAGAGGCGAAAAAAGAAGACTAA
- a CDS encoding (d)CMP kinase: MSSSPPVITIDGPSASGKGTIARLIAKRMKWHYLESGALYRVTAFAALQSNISSDNVIALADLAQNLPVKFLSDDMTKIFWSDHDITDEIHTEQYGNLASKIAAIPEVRAALLTRQRFFCTPPGLVTDGRDMGTVVFPEAKLKFFLVADCEERAKRRYMQLKKKGINVSLGSILEELAERDFRDQHRVVSPLKPASDAISIDTTQLNIEQTFEQFMEHVRQIFGTSIVS; encoded by the coding sequence GTGTCAAGTAGCCCACCGGTAATTACAATTGACGGGCCAAGTGCTTCGGGTAAAGGAACTATTGCGAGGCTTATCGCTAAACGTATGAAATGGCATTATCTGGAAAGTGGAGCCTTATATCGGGTTACCGCATTTGCTGCTTTGCAATCTAATATATCGTCAGATAATGTCATTGCTTTAGCCGATTTGGCTCAAAACCTCCCCGTTAAGTTTTTATCGGATGATATGACCAAAATTTTTTGGTCTGATCATGATATTACTGATGAAATTCATACTGAACAATACGGTAATTTGGCGTCTAAAATAGCGGCTATTCCCGAAGTAAGGGCAGCGCTTTTAACAAGGCAACGTTTTTTTTGTACCCCTCCAGGATTGGTGACTGATGGCAGGGATATGGGTACAGTCGTTTTCCCTGAGGCAAAATTGAAGTTTTTTTTAGTTGCTGATTGCGAGGAAAGGGCTAAAAGAAGATATATGCAGTTGAAAAAAAAGGGAATAAATGTTAGCCTGGGGAGCATTTTGGAGGAGCTGGCCGAACGGGACTTTCGTGATCAACATCGTGTAGTCTCTCCGCTTAAGCCTGCATCAGATGCAATATCAATAGATACTACCCAGTTAAATATTGAGCAGACATTTGAACAGTTTATGGAGCATGTTCGACAGATTTTTGGGACTTCTATCGTTAGTTAA
- the aroA gene encoding 3-phosphoshikimate 1-carboxyvinyltransferase, with translation MKAKLCYHVSRSSLITGELLLPGDKSISHRAALLGALAEGSTVIKGFLQAEDTLATLRAIQCLGIKVDSADPETIIHGKGLQGLLPPAEAIDCGNSGTSMRLLTGVLAGQHFDSMLTGDESLLRRPMGRVVNPLREMGAKIDFDEDGTGPLAIHSVAQLNPIYYTMPIASAQVKSCLLLAALFVEGETTIVSPISTRDHTERMLEVFDYDIHISGPKIRVKGHGRLYPTYIEVPGDISSAAFFIVAATLVPRSHILLKNVGINPYRIGIINILRLMGGHISFENEDIVGGELVADIRVKSASLHGIDIPLDQVPLAIDEFPVIFIAAACAQGVTILRGAEELHVKESDRIQVMAEGLQHIGIRVETHPDGMSIEGGKIVGGTVNSYGDHRVAMSFAIAGTVAENEIIVTNCENVPTSFPNFVELAKLAGIEIEVFPQQ, from the coding sequence ATGAAAGCTAAATTATGTTACCACGTTTCTCGTTCTAGTCTTATCACAGGAGAACTTCTTCTCCCCGGAGACAAATCGATTTCTCATCGTGCCGCCCTGTTGGGCGCTTTGGCAGAGGGGTCCACTGTGATTAAAGGATTTCTGCAAGCCGAAGATACCCTGGCCACGCTACGGGCGATTCAGTGCCTGGGAATAAAGGTAGATAGCGCTGATCCCGAAACCATTATTCATGGCAAAGGTCTGCAAGGGTTATTGCCGCCTGCAGAAGCTATTGATTGCGGTAACTCTGGTACATCAATGCGCCTTTTAACGGGAGTTTTGGCGGGGCAACATTTTGATTCGATGTTAACGGGTGATGAATCTCTGCTTCGAAGGCCAATGGGGCGGGTCGTAAATCCCTTAAGAGAAATGGGAGCAAAGATTGACTTCGACGAAGATGGAACGGGCCCTCTCGCCATTCATAGCGTGGCACAACTTAATCCTATCTACTACACCATGCCTATCGCAAGCGCCCAAGTTAAATCCTGCTTATTATTGGCTGCATTATTTGTAGAGGGTGAAACCACTATTGTCTCTCCCATTTCCACAAGAGATCATACCGAACGCATGTTAGAAGTTTTCGATTATGATATTCATATCTCCGGACCTAAGATTCGTGTCAAAGGACATGGGCGACTCTATCCGACCTATATTGAAGTCCCCGGCGATATATCCTCAGCTGCATTTTTTATCGTGGCAGCTACGCTGGTGCCGCGTTCCCACATTCTTTTAAAAAATGTAGGAATTAATCCTTACCGGATTGGCATTATAAATATTCTAAGATTGATGGGCGGACACATCAGCTTTGAAAATGAAGATATTGTGGGTGGTGAACTAGTGGCTGATATCCGCGTTAAATCTGCCTCCCTGCACGGTATAGATATCCCATTAGATCAAGTTCCTTTGGCTATCGATGAATTCCCTGTCATTTTTATTGCCGCTGCTTGTGCTCAAGGTGTCACCATCTTAAGAGGTGCTGAAGAGTTACACGTTAAAGAAAGTGATCGAATTCAGGTCATGGCAGAAGGATTACAGCACATTGGCATTCGTGTTGAGACGCATCCTGACGGTATGTCTATTGAAGGGGGAAAGATTGTGGGCGGAACAGTCAATAGTTATGGAGATCATCGTGTGGCGATGTCTTTCGCCATCGCCGGAACGGTTGCGGAAAATGAGATCATAGTCACTAATTGTGAAAATGTGCCAACTTCCTTCCCAAACTTTGTTGAACTTGCTAAGTTAGCGGGTATCGAAATCGAAGTATTTCCCCAACAATAA
- the serC gene encoding 3-phosphoserine/phosphohydroxythreonine transaminase, whose translation MERVYNFSAGPATLPIEVLQQAKDELLDWNNLGMSVMEISHRGKDYLAVAEESEANFRDLLTIPHNYKVLFLQGGARSQFAMVPMNLLGHKNTVDYLDSGIWSGLAIKEAERYAQVNIVASSKESKYTTIPERQAWQLNPQSAYFHYVDNETINGLEFPSVPEVGALTLVSDMSSNILSRPIDIPKFGLIYAGAQKNVGPAGLTIVIVNEALLGEALSITPSMFNYALHAKENSMYNTPPTFSWYVAGLTFKWLKAKGGVEALAKANATKSKKLYQCIDNNDFYYNSIAAHYRSRMNVVFSLKDESLNDQFLETATANGLANLKGHKLVGGMRASLYNAMPEEGVDCLISFMNDFSKRYG comes from the coding sequence ATGGAAAGGGTATACAACTTTAGTGCGGGGCCAGCTACCCTGCCCATTGAAGTTTTACAGCAAGCCAAAGATGAACTTCTTGATTGGAATAACCTTGGCATGTCCGTGATGGAAATTAGCCACCGTGGAAAAGATTACTTAGCGGTTGCTGAAGAATCCGAAGCTAATTTTCGTGACTTACTTACTATTCCGCACAATTACAAAGTCTTGTTCTTACAAGGCGGCGCACGTAGTCAATTTGCAATGGTCCCTATGAATCTCTTGGGTCACAAAAACACTGTAGATTATTTAGACTCAGGGATATGGTCGGGCTTAGCCATTAAAGAAGCAGAGCGGTATGCGCAGGTAAATATCGTTGCTTCTAGTAAAGAGTCAAAGTATACCACCATACCAGAAAGGCAGGCGTGGCAACTAAATCCACAATCTGCTTACTTTCATTATGTCGATAATGAAACGATCAATGGGCTTGAATTTCCCTCGGTACCCGAGGTGGGTGCGCTCACCTTAGTATCAGATATGTCGTCTAATATATTATCCCGCCCCATTGATATTCCCAAATTTGGTCTAATCTATGCCGGGGCTCAAAAAAATGTTGGCCCCGCGGGTCTGACCATCGTCATCGTTAATGAAGCCTTACTCGGTGAGGCCTTATCAATAACGCCGAGCATGTTTAATTATGCATTACATGCAAAAGAAAACTCTATGTATAATACTCCCCCCACGTTTTCTTGGTATGTGGCGGGATTAACTTTCAAATGGTTAAAGGCAAAGGGTGGGGTAGAGGCTCTAGCTAAAGCCAACGCAACCAAATCTAAAAAGCTGTACCAGTGTATCGATAACAACGATTTTTATTACAATTCAATTGCTGCTCACTATAGGTCACGAATGAACGTAGTATTCAGTTTAAAGGACGAGAGTCTCAATGATCAATTTTTAGAAACTGCAACAGCTAATGGCTTAGCTAATCTTAAGGGTCATAAACTTGTTGGTGGAATGCGCGCCAGTCTCTACAATGCGATGCCGGAAGAAGGCGTTGATTGTTTAATAAGTTTTATGAATGATTTTTCAAAGCGTTATGGTTGA
- the gyrA gene encoding DNA gyrase subunit A — MTDFAKEVTSVNIEEELKHSYLDYAMSVIVGRALPDVRDGLKPVHRRVLFAMSELGNDWNKAYKKSARIVGDVIGKYHPHGDTAVYDTIVRMAQPFSLRYMLVDGQGNFGSVDGDAPAAMRYTEIRMSKFAHSLLADLEKETVEFVPNYDETELAPTVLPTRIPNLLVNGSSGIAVGMATNIPPHNLNEVIDACIALIDDQNLTTTDLMQYIPGPDFPTAAIINGRAGILEAYQTGRGRIYLRARTSIETDEDSNKQTILIHELPYQVNKARLLEKIGELVKEKKLEGITAIRDESDKDGMRVVIELRRGENGEVVLNNLYAHTQMATVFGINIVALDQGQPRVLNLKDLLEAFIRHRREVVTKRSVYELKKARERAHLLEGLGIALVNIDRMIAIIKASPNPAQAKEQLLAITWPIGNISTLLSRTDNPISRPINLEPHYGLSGEGYSLSPAQAQAILELRLHRLTGLEQEKIFSEYENLLKIIVDLLDILGNPTRLMNVIRDELNEIKNEFGDARRTEIIDSKEVLSLEDLISEEDVVVTISHLGYAKIQSLDAYHAQRRGGRGKSAAQVKEEDYISHLLIANTHDNILCFSNRGKVYWLKVYQIPQASRIALGRPLVNLLPLEGDERISAILSVREFAADQYVMMVTSQGVIKKVSLEQFSRPRANGIIAIDMNSGDDLVGVHLTDGDQDVMLFSDTGKVIRFHEGEVRPMGRSARGVRGMRLQTSQQVIALIVAKAQGSILTATENGYGKRTDINEYRRTGRGGQGVISIQVNERNGQVVGAVQVADEDEILLISNRGTLVRTRVSEISLLGRNTQGVRLINLSNDEKLVGIQPVVEKFSDEEIAPEAE, encoded by the coding sequence ATGACAGATTTCGCTAAAGAAGTAACTTCAGTCAATATTGAAGAAGAGCTAAAGCACTCGTATTTAGATTACGCAATGAGTGTGATTGTAGGGCGGGCATTGCCCGACGTCAGAGATGGGTTGAAACCCGTCCATCGACGTGTTTTATTTGCGATGAGCGAATTAGGCAATGACTGGAACAAAGCCTACAAAAAATCAGCTCGAATTGTGGGTGATGTTATTGGTAAATACCATCCTCATGGTGATACGGCTGTTTACGATACGATAGTTCGAATGGCTCAACCTTTCTCCTTGCGTTATATGTTAGTCGATGGCCAAGGTAATTTCGGTTCTGTGGATGGTGATGCACCTGCGGCCATGCGGTACACCGAAATACGGATGTCTAAGTTCGCCCATAGCTTATTGGCTGACTTGGAAAAAGAAACTGTCGAATTTGTACCCAATTATGATGAAACAGAACTAGCCCCTACCGTTCTCCCCACCCGGATACCCAACTTACTGGTGAATGGTTCCTCCGGCATAGCAGTGGGCATGGCAACGAATATACCTCCCCACAATCTAAATGAAGTTATCGATGCTTGTATTGCTTTAATAGATGATCAAAATCTGACTACGACCGATCTTATGCAATATATTCCGGGTCCTGATTTTCCTACTGCCGCCATTATCAACGGACGAGCAGGTATTTTAGAGGCTTATCAAACCGGACGTGGCCGGATTTATCTTCGCGCAAGAACATCAATAGAAACAGATGAAGACTCTAATAAACAAACCATTCTTATTCATGAACTCCCTTATCAAGTCAATAAAGCTCGTCTTCTTGAGAAGATAGGTGAATTGGTTAAAGAGAAAAAGCTAGAAGGCATAACTGCGATTCGTGATGAATCTGATAAAGATGGTATGCGGGTCGTCATTGAGTTACGACGAGGCGAGAATGGCGAAGTTGTCCTTAATAATCTCTATGCGCATACTCAAATGGCCACTGTGTTTGGTATTAACATCGTCGCTTTAGATCAAGGCCAACCCCGCGTTTTAAATCTTAAGGATTTGCTGGAAGCCTTTATTCGCCATCGCCGAGAAGTGGTCACTAAGCGTTCAGTGTATGAGCTAAAAAAAGCACGTGAAAGAGCCCATCTTTTAGAGGGATTAGGCATCGCCTTGGTCAATATCGATCGAATGATTGCAATCATTAAAGCGTCTCCAAACCCAGCGCAAGCAAAGGAACAGCTATTAGCCATCACGTGGCCCATTGGTAATATCAGTACCTTACTAAGTCGCACAGATAATCCCATTTCCAGACCTATCAATTTAGAGCCCCACTATGGATTGTCTGGCGAGGGATACTCTCTCTCGCCCGCTCAGGCTCAGGCCATTTTAGAGTTACGCTTACATCGTTTGACAGGGTTAGAGCAAGAAAAAATATTCTCCGAATACGAAAATTTACTGAAAATCATAGTTGATTTGCTTGATATTTTAGGGAACCCTACTCGGCTTATGAATGTGATACGTGACGAACTGAACGAGATTAAAAATGAGTTTGGTGATGCAAGACGAACCGAAATCATCGATAGCAAAGAAGTTTTATCTTTAGAAGACTTAATTAGTGAAGAAGATGTCGTGGTGACTATTTCTCATTTAGGCTATGCGAAGATTCAATCTCTTGATGCTTATCATGCTCAGCGTCGTGGGGGACGTGGAAAGTCTGCGGCACAAGTAAAAGAAGAAGATTATATATCTCATCTACTTATCGCTAACACTCACGATAATATTCTTTGCTTTTCAAATCGCGGGAAAGTGTATTGGTTAAAGGTATACCAAATACCTCAAGCGAGCCGCATTGCATTAGGCCGTCCTTTAGTCAATCTATTACCCCTAGAAGGCGATGAACGAATTAGCGCCATACTTTCAGTGCGTGAATTTGCAGCTGACCAATATGTCATGATGGTAACTTCACAGGGTGTTATTAAGAAAGTCTCCCTCGAACAATTTTCGCGACCGCGAGCAAACGGCATTATCGCGATTGACATGAATTCCGGAGACGATTTAGTAGGTGTCCATTTAACAGACGGTGACCAGGATGTAATGCTATTTTCCGATACCGGAAAAGTAATACGTTTTCATGAAGGAGAGGTGCGGCCCATGGGTAGAAGTGCCCGCGGGGTGCGAGGCATGCGACTTCAGACAAGCCAACAGGTGATTGCATTAATTGTAGCGAAAGCACAAGGGTCTATTCTGACTGCCACTGAAAACGGTTACGGTAAACGCACTGATATCAATGAGTATCGTCGTACTGGACGCGGCGGCCAGGGCGTCATTTCGATTCAAGTCAATGAGCGTAATGGTCAAGTTGTCGGCGCAGTACAAGTCGCTGATGAAGATGAGATTCTATTAATTAGTAACAGAGGCACATTGGTTCGAACGCGAGTAAGTGAAATTTCTCTCCTGGGTCGGAATACTCAAGGTGTTAGATTAATTAATCTAAGTAATGATGAAAAGTTAGTCGGCATTCAACCAGTCGTAGAAAAATTTTCTGATGAAGAAATTGCACCTGAAGCTGAATAA
- a CDS encoding TRZ/ATZ family hydrolase: MNQVDTIINCRWLIPIEPDNVVYNDYAIIIHQGKIKDILPQKQAANHYQSSTTLNLTSHAVLPGFVNAHTHSPMTLFRGLADDLPLMEWLQNHIWPAESKWLSDEFIEDGTEIAIAEMIKCGTTCFNEHFFFPEVIAKVAARAKIRACIGPTLINFPTNWSQDENDGFERFTRLYKEHGNQGLITWSLAPHAPYTITDNLLKKVRDFSQHHDLPIHMHVHETANEIQESLEKYGKRPLKRLHDFELLSSRFQGVHMTQMNDEDLELLTLSKANVTHCPESNLKLASGYCEVERLLNNDVNVALGTDGAASNNDLDMMGEMRTAAFIGKTIANDATAVSATQVLRMATLNGAKSLGLEKEIGSLEVGKSADIIAIDLMHINTMPIYNPISQIVYSASNRQVTDVWVAGLQLLKNSKLLTMDEDNLFEKGKKWQKRIGSQ; encoded by the coding sequence ATGAATCAGGTAGATACCATAATAAATTGCCGTTGGTTAATACCCATTGAGCCCGATAACGTCGTTTACAACGATTATGCAATCATTATCCACCAGGGGAAAATCAAAGATATTCTTCCTCAAAAGCAGGCTGCCAATCATTATCAAAGCAGCACCACCTTAAACCTAACTAGTCATGCAGTTTTACCTGGTTTTGTGAATGCCCACACCCATAGCCCCATGACTTTATTCCGTGGATTAGCGGACGATCTCCCCTTAATGGAATGGTTGCAAAATCATATTTGGCCTGCTGAAAGTAAATGGCTAAGCGATGAATTCATTGAGGATGGGACTGAAATTGCTATCGCCGAAATGATTAAATGCGGCACCACCTGCTTCAATGAGCACTTCTTTTTCCCAGAAGTGATTGCGAAAGTGGCTGCGCGCGCAAAAATACGCGCTTGTATTGGCCCTACTTTGATAAATTTCCCCACCAATTGGTCACAAGATGAAAATGATGGGTTTGAGCGATTTACTCGCCTTTATAAGGAACATGGCAATCAAGGGCTAATCACTTGGAGTTTAGCCCCCCACGCTCCTTATACGATTACGGATAATCTCCTAAAAAAGGTCAGAGATTTTTCCCAACACCATGATCTGCCCATCCACATGCACGTTCATGAGACGGCGAATGAAATACAAGAAAGTCTCGAAAAATACGGCAAACGTCCCTTAAAACGTCTCCATGATTTCGAGCTTCTTTCTAGCCGATTCCAAGGCGTTCATATGACACAAATGAATGATGAAGACTTGGAGCTATTAACATTAAGTAAAGCCAATGTAACACATTGTCCCGAATCTAATTTAAAATTAGCAAGTGGCTATTGTGAAGTTGAGCGCTTGTTGAATAACGATGTTAATGTCGCGCTCGGCACAGATGGCGCCGCCAGTAATAATGACTTAGATATGATGGGTGAAATGCGTACTGCAGCATTTATCGGCAAAACAATAGCCAACGACGCGACAGCAGTTTCAGCAACGCAGGTGCTTCGCATGGCAACATTAAATGGTGCCAAATCCTTAGGACTCGAAAAAGAAATTGGTTCTCTCGAGGTCGGGAAATCTGCGGATATAATTGCTATTGACTTAATGCATATTAATACCATGCCTATCTATAACCCTATTTCTCAAATTGTGTATTCTGCTTCAAATAGGCAGGTCACTGATGTGTGGGTTGCAGGTTTGCAGCTGTTAAAAAATAGTAAGCTTTTAACCATGGATGAAGACAACCTATTTGAGAAAGGAAAAAAATGGCAGAAGAGAATTGGCTCACAATAA
- a CDS encoding hydroxymethylglutaryl-CoA lyase: MAEENWLTINTLQTLPSRIKIVEVGPRDGLQNEIQIIPSAIKIDFINQLSETGLSAIEVTSFVSPKWIPQLADNFEVFTTITKKQQVHYSALVPNLQGLERAIQADTKEVAIFCAASETFSQKNINCTIAESFKRYEKVIELAKQNSIRVRGYISCVLGCPYEGTILPDKVAQLAAELYAMGCYEISLGDTIGIGTPLQTKILIEQVALRLPLPTIAVHFHDTYGQALANIYAALQQGIAVIDASVAGLGGCPYASGASGNVATEDVVYLLQGLGIDTGIDLVKLSKVGIFISEQLHRTTQSKVAIALAAKNFKY, translated from the coding sequence ATGGCAGAAGAGAATTGGCTCACAATAAACACGTTGCAAACTTTACCTAGCCGCATCAAAATCGTTGAAGTTGGCCCTCGGGATGGCTTACAAAATGAAATACAAATTATTCCAAGCGCCATTAAAATAGACTTCATTAACCAACTTTCAGAAACAGGATTATCTGCGATCGAGGTTACTAGTTTCGTTTCCCCCAAGTGGATTCCTCAACTTGCCGATAATTTTGAAGTATTTACCACTATAACTAAAAAACAACAGGTTCATTATTCCGCATTAGTTCCCAATCTACAGGGTTTGGAAAGAGCGATACAGGCAGACACAAAAGAAGTCGCTATTTTCTGCGCTGCATCTGAAACTTTTTCACAAAAAAATATTAATTGTACGATTGCAGAAAGTTTCAAACGCTATGAAAAAGTGATTGAGCTGGCTAAACAAAATTCTATAAGAGTTCGTGGTTATATTTCATGTGTTTTAGGGTGCCCCTATGAAGGCACTATATTGCCAGACAAAGTGGCTCAGCTCGCGGCTGAACTTTACGCAATGGGATGTTATGAAATTTCATTAGGGGATACTATTGGCATCGGCACACCCTTGCAAACTAAAATTTTAATTGAACAAGTAGCGCTTCGCCTTCCCCTACCAACTATCGCGGTGCATTTTCATGATACCTACGGGCAAGCCTTAGCAAATATTTATGCCGCCTTACAACAGGGCATCGCGGTCATCGATGCTTCTGTCGCTGGATTAGGAGGCTGCCCCTACGCCTCGGGCGCAAGCGGAAATGTTGCCACTGAGGATGTGGTTTATTTACTGCAAGGACTGGGCATTGATACCGGGATCGATCTTGTTAAGTTATCTAAAGTGGGCATATTTATTTCGGAGCAATTGCACCGCACAACCCAATCTAAAGTGGCAATAGCATTGGCCGCCAAAAATTTTAAGTATTGA